The nucleotide window GTGCTTGTCGAAATCGGCCAGGATCGCATCACGCCGAACCGGATCGGTGCCGCACGCGATGTTGAGAGCGGCACGATAGAAGTGATCTTGGCCGTCGTACTCATGGGCGAGTCGGTAGAAGTGCAGGAGCGCGTGCGGCGCGTCGGCATGTCTCAGTTCAAGTAGAACGTCGCGGCGGACAGCGACGGCCGAGTCGCCGGCTACTCCAACCGCCCCGCGGCGATCCCTTCGATGAGCGGTGGAGGCCGCAAGAGCGCGGTTCATGGCGTTTGCGAAGTCGGCATTGCCGACGGCCGTCTCAACGAGAACGGTAGGGCCGCCGATCGGCTGCACAAAATTCTTGAACATCTGCAGCGGCGTCCCGGTGTAATACAGCGGCCAGAGGAGTCGCGCCCGCACCCGTAGGTCTGGAAACCCCTTCCACAGATCGGTCATAGCTGAGAAAGCATCGATCGCGTCACGCGTCTTCAGGTGCGCAAGTGCCCCATACCGGGTCGCGAGGTTGGGTGAGGAGAACGCCACCAGTACGCCCTCTTTCGCATCGAGCTTCACCTCGGGCACCTTGTACCCCGTGTGGCCCTTCGGGGTGATGCGGTAGATGCGGCCGTCGGTCGGGTCGCCCATCCCGTGCCCGCCGACGCCGCGGTCGTACCAGTCGGCCACGATGATGCTGCCGTCCGGCGCCACGCATACGTCCGACGGGCGGAACCAGTTGTCGCTGCTGGTGAGCAGGATCTCCTTTTCAAGCTCGTACCCGGCCCCCTTCGGCTTGCGATGGAACCACCGCACCTCGCGCGGCCCGGCGTCGCAGTGGAGCAGCGAACCGCGGTACTTCTTGGCGAAGAGGTCGCCTTCGTAGAACGTGATCCCGGTTGGGCTGCCGAACCCGGTTCGGAGCGTCTTGTGGACAATCCCAGGTTGTTCTTCATGCCAGTGCGATTGACCGGGGCCGCGCGGGCCGTACCCGTAGTTCCCGCCGGGCATCACGAAGCAGATGCGCGTCTGCTGGTTGCCGTCGTCGTCGTTGTCGGAGAGCCACACCTCGCCGAAACTGTCCACGCAGGCTTCGTAATTGTTCCGGAAGTTGTGCGCGATGAGTTCCAGGTTGGTGCCGTCTGTGTCGCAGCGCCAGACCGTGCCTTTTTGCACGTCGGTGGTATTGGACACCCACTTCTTGCCCTTACCATCGGCCGATTGCAGACCGGTGACGCCGCTGTCGCCGACCGTGAAGTACAGTTTCCCGTCGGGGCCGATGTTGATGCCGTGGACGCCGTGGTCGTGGTCGAACCCGCCGAACCCGGTGAGAAACTTCTTCGGCGCGCCGTCGGCCTTCAGGTCGCCGTCCTTATCCTCGAACACGAGAATGTCCGGCGACTGACACACGAACACCTTCTGCCCCTTACCGTCCGCATACGGGAGCACGCACACGCCGAGCGGGCCGTAAAGCTCCTCGCCCTGGTAGAACGTGACCGCCTTCGACGCCTTACCTTCGCCCTTCTCGTCCACCAGCACCTGAATGCGGTCGCCCTCCTTGCGAATGATCGGCCGCCCGAAGTTCTTGCGCCGGTAGTTGACGGCCTCAGCGACCCACACCCGCCCTTTGTGGTCCACATCAATGGAGGTGGGGTTGATCAGCATCGGCTCGGCCGCGAACAACTCCACCTGGAAACCATCTGCGACTTTTAGTGCTTTCAGCGCGTCGTCGGGCGAAAGCGGTCCGCCCTTCGGCTGTGCGGACACGGGCGCCCCGAGCAAGAGTAACGCGACGAGACATACGAACCGTGGCATAGGCGAAGCTCCGGAGAGGGACTGGAGGAGTTCGGCAGGGGTCGGCAGGCGGGAGCCAGTCTACCGCAGGCGCCAGCCGATTCCCAGCGCGGCGGCTCGCCGCCGCCGATGTTCCGAGCGGTTGGAACCTCAACGCCCTATCCGCCTCGTATTTTCCCGACATACCGAACATTTCGCGCGCTCCCGTCTACGCCTTAATCTCATTTTTCGTCACTGGCGCGAACGCGCGCCACTACGGATGCGCCGCCCGCGTTGGATTGTGGCGTTTTTTCGACCTAGAGTTGGGCGCCCCAACCCACCCCGCCGGGGAGCCGAGCGAGCGAAATTTCATGATCGGCCGCGTATTCATGGGTCGGTACGAAACGAGGCGGCAGCTCGGCGAGGGCGGCATGGGCAGGGTGTACCTCGCGCGCCAGCTCGATCTGGGCCGAGAGGTGGTCGTCAAGGTCATGCACGAGCAGATCGCCGCCGACCCCAAATTCCGCGACCGCTTCCTGCGCGAAACCCTGCTGATGGCCCGGTTCCAGCACCCCGGCGCCGTCACCCTCTATGATGCCACGCTCGACGACCCGCTCGGGCCGTGCATCATCATGGAGTACGTTAAGGGTGTGAACCTCGAGTCGCTGCTGCTCAAAAACAAGCGCATGAGCGCCCCGCGCGTGGGGCGGATCATCGGTGAGTTGTGCGAGGTCCTCCAGGCGGCCCATGACGAGGGCATCATCCACCGCGATCTGAAGCCCGCGAACCTCATGGTGGTCGACGCCGACACCCCGCGCGAGCGCATCAAGGTCATGGACTTCGGTCTTGCGAAGCTGATCGAGGGCGAGCCGACCACCCGCAAGGTGACCGACACGAACGTCGATTTCGCGGTCGGCACCCCCGGCTACATCTGCCCCGAGCAGGTGCGCGGCGAGGAAATGGACCACCGCGGCGACCTGTACAGCGTCGGCGTCATGATGTACGAGCTGCTCACCGGTCGGCTCCCGTTCAACGGGCCGACCAGCATGGACATCCTGCTGGCCCACGCCACCGAGTACGCCCCCACGTTCGCCGAACTCGGGCTGACGGGGTGGGTGCCGACGGAAATCGAAGAGCTGGTGTTCGACACCCTCGCGAAGGACCCCGACGACCGCCCCCAGGCGGCCCGGGAACTCGCCGAGCGGTTCGACACCGCGCTGAACCGCGCGCAGGTGAAAGCGGAGGCCCGGAGTTCGGTCCCGCCGCAATCGCACAGCGGGCTGCGGGCGCCGGCGTCGCACTCCGGGCTGACCTTCCCTCCCCAGTCCGCATCGGTCGTAGCGACCCCGCCGCCGGCGTCCGCGCTCACCCAGACGGGCACGTCGCGGGACAACGCCGCGCTCCCATTTCACATGGAAGCGTGGATGCCGGAAAGCATCGCGATCATGAAGCTCCGCGGGTTCGTTCACGACGCCGGCGGCGAGGTGGTCGAGAGCGTCCCGGGTCTGATCAAGGTGCGCCTCGGCGGGCGCAAGACGCCCACCGGCGGCCCGCTCTCGTGGCTCGGGCTGCGCCGCTCCGCCAGCCCCATCGACGTCGAACTCCACCTCCACCACCTGGACCCGACCAAGGACAACAGCCTCACGGTCCACGTTCTGTTCCGCCCGTCGCACCCGGCGCTGCTCACCGACCGCAACTGG belongs to Gemmata obscuriglobus and includes:
- a CDS encoding serine/threonine protein kinase, with amino-acid sequence MIGRVFMGRYETRRQLGEGGMGRVYLARQLDLGREVVVKVMHEQIAADPKFRDRFLRETLLMARFQHPGAVTLYDATLDDPLGPCIIMEYVKGVNLESLLLKNKRMSAPRVGRIIGELCEVLQAAHDEGIIHRDLKPANLMVVDADTPRERIKVMDFGLAKLIEGEPTTRKVTDTNVDFAVGTPGYICPEQVRGEEMDHRGDLYSVGVMMYELLTGRLPFNGPTSMDILLAHATEYAPTFAELGLTGWVPTEIEELVFDTLAKDPDDRPQAARELAERFDTALNRAQVKAEARSSVPPQSHSGLRAPASHSGLTFPPQSASVVATPPPASALTQTGTSRDNAALPFHMEAWMPESIAIMKLRGFVHDAGGEVVESVPGLIKVRLGGRKTPTGGPLSWLGLRRSASPIDVELHLHHLDPTKDNSLTVHVLFRPSHPALLTDRNWRQRCTQVFIELRSYLMGRAPD